The proteins below are encoded in one region of Amycolatopsis acidiphila:
- the rimO gene encoding 30S ribosomal protein S12 methylthiotransferase RimO — MSSATEPRRVSLLTLGCARNEVDSEELAGRLAAGGWELSEDPEDSDVVVVNTCGFVESAKKDSVDTLLAAADTGAKVVAVGCMAERYGAELADSLPEADAVLGFDHYPDLAERLGAIVDGHRIESHVPGDRRKLLPISPVERPTAATDISVPGHGWIPRARLGQGPVAALKIASGCDRRCSFCAIPSFRGSFVSRRPEEIVAEAVWLAGEGVKELFLVSENSTSYGKDLSREDGGTRALERLLPRLASIEGIERVRVSYLQPAETRPDLVRAIATTPGVADYFDLSFQHSSETVLRRMRRFGSTDSFLALIDQIRELSPAAGIRTNVIVGFPGETEEDVAELERFLTNARLDAVGVFGYSDEDGTEAETFAGKVDPELVAERVTKISALVEELTTQRAEDRVGELVDVLIEETGDEVVGRAAHQAPEVDGACIVLDGGAVAVGEFVRCRVVGSEGVDLLVRPDTDG, encoded by the coding sequence GTGTCTTCCGCCACCGAACCCCGCCGCGTCTCCCTGCTGACCCTGGGGTGCGCCCGTAACGAGGTCGACTCCGAGGAGCTGGCAGGCCGCCTCGCGGCCGGGGGCTGGGAGCTGAGCGAAGACCCCGAGGACTCCGACGTCGTGGTCGTCAACACCTGCGGCTTCGTCGAGTCCGCCAAGAAGGATTCGGTGGACACACTGCTGGCCGCCGCCGACACCGGCGCGAAGGTCGTCGCGGTCGGCTGCATGGCCGAGCGCTACGGGGCCGAGCTCGCCGACAGCCTGCCCGAGGCCGACGCGGTGCTGGGCTTCGACCACTACCCGGACCTCGCCGAGCGGCTCGGTGCGATCGTCGACGGGCACCGGATCGAGTCGCACGTGCCGGGCGACCGCCGCAAGCTGCTGCCGATCAGCCCGGTCGAACGGCCCACCGCCGCCACCGACATCAGCGTTCCCGGCCACGGCTGGATCCCGCGCGCCCGGCTCGGCCAGGGCCCGGTCGCGGCGCTGAAGATCGCCTCCGGCTGTGACCGGCGCTGCTCGTTCTGCGCGATCCCCTCGTTCCGCGGCTCGTTCGTCTCGCGCCGTCCGGAGGAGATCGTCGCGGAGGCGGTCTGGCTCGCCGGCGAGGGCGTCAAGGAGCTGTTCCTGGTCAGCGAGAACTCGACCTCCTACGGCAAGGACCTCAGCCGCGAGGACGGCGGCACGCGCGCTCTGGAGCGGCTGCTGCCGCGGCTCGCGTCGATCGAGGGCATCGAGCGGGTGCGGGTGTCCTACCTGCAGCCCGCCGAGACCCGGCCGGACCTGGTGCGCGCGATCGCGACCACGCCCGGGGTCGCCGACTACTTCGACCTGTCGTTCCAGCACTCGAGCGAGACCGTGCTGCGGCGGATGCGCCGGTTCGGCTCCACCGACTCGTTCCTGGCGCTGATCGACCAGATCCGCGAGCTGTCGCCGGCCGCGGGCATCCGCACCAACGTCATCGTCGGCTTCCCCGGCGAGACCGAGGAGGACGTCGCCGAGCTGGAGCGCTTCCTGACGAACGCGCGGCTCGACGCCGTCGGGGTGTTCGGCTACTCCGACGAGGACGGCACCGAGGCTGAGACGTTCGCGGGGAAGGTCGACCCCGAGCTGGTCGCCGAGCGGGTCACCAAGATCTCGGCGCTGGTCGAGGAGCTGACCACGCAACGCGCGGAGGACCGGGTCGGCGAGCTCGTCGACGTGCTGATCGAGGAGACCGGGGACGAGGTGGTCGGGCGCGCCGCGCACCAGGCGCCCGAGGTCGACGGGGCGTGCATCGTGCTCGACGGCGGTGCCGTCGCGGTGGGCGAGTTCGTCCGCTGCCGCGTGGTCGGCAGCGAGGGCGTCGACCTGCTCGTCCGCCCGGACACGGACGGATGA
- the pgsA gene encoding CDP-diacylglycerol--glycerol-3-phosphate 3-phosphatidyltransferase — MSAVPDESAQAGETPPAQVPPRTPVSNINVANFLTLSRLVLVPVFIVALFADDGTDTWWRAVATALFAIASLTDQVDGWVARRYGLITDFGKIADPIADKALIGAALVGLSVLGELPWWVTIVIAVREIGVTLLRFWVIRYGVIPASRGGKAKTLTQIAAIVAFLLPLPAGATPVCWVLLGIALVLTVVTGVDYVLRALRLRTSGTRPVAP, encoded by the coding sequence ATGAGTGCCGTGCCCGACGAATCCGCGCAGGCCGGGGAGACCCCGCCCGCGCAGGTGCCGCCGCGGACCCCGGTCTCGAACATCAACGTCGCGAACTTCCTGACCCTTTCGCGCCTGGTCCTGGTGCCGGTGTTCATCGTGGCGCTGTTCGCCGACGACGGCACGGACACCTGGTGGCGTGCGGTGGCCACGGCACTGTTCGCCATCGCGTCGCTGACCGACCAGGTCGACGGCTGGGTGGCGCGCCGCTACGGCCTGATCACCGACTTCGGCAAGATCGCCGACCCCATTGCGGACAAGGCCCTGATCGGCGCCGCGCTGGTGGGCCTGAGCGTGCTCGGCGAGCTGCCGTGGTGGGTGACGATCGTGATCGCGGTCCGCGAGATCGGCGTGACCCTGTTGCGCTTCTGGGTCATCCGCTACGGCGTCATCCCCGCCAGCCGCGGCGGCAAGGCCAAGACGCTCACCCAGATCGCGGCGATCGTGGCGTTCCTGCTCCCGCTCCCGGCCGGCGCGACGCCGGTATGCTGGGTGTTGCTGGGCATCGCGCTCGTGCTCACCGTCGTCACCGGGGTCGACTACGTGCTGCGCGCGCTGCGGCTGCGCACGTCGGGCACCCGGCCCGTCGCGCCGTGA
- a CDS encoding CinA family protein translates to MTLARRLVARLTERGQTVATAESLTAGLVCVTLTEVPGASAVVRGGLVVYATELKARLAGVDRALLAEHGAVHPEVAAQLAEGARECCGADWGLGLTGVAGPDPQDGVVPGTVHIGLAGAGVRDVRTHWFEGDRRSVRTESVRAALLLLGEHLA, encoded by the coding sequence GTGACCCTCGCCCGCCGGCTCGTCGCCCGCCTGACCGAACGGGGCCAGACCGTCGCCACCGCCGAGTCCCTCACCGCGGGCCTGGTCTGCGTGACGCTGACCGAGGTCCCGGGGGCCAGCGCGGTCGTCCGGGGCGGGCTCGTGGTCTACGCCACCGAGCTCAAGGCCAGGCTGGCCGGGGTCGACCGGGCGTTGCTGGCCGAGCACGGCGCCGTCCACCCCGAGGTCGCGGCGCAGCTCGCCGAAGGCGCGCGGGAGTGCTGCGGCGCCGACTGGGGGCTGGGGCTGACGGGGGTGGCCGGGCCCGACCCGCAGGACGGGGTGGTGCCGGGCACGGTGCACATCGGGCTCGCCGGAGCGGGTGTGCGCGACGTGCGCACGCACTGGTTCGAGGGAGACCGGAGATCGGTTCGAACCGAGTCGGTCCGTGCCGCGTTGCTCCTGTTGGGGGAACATCTGGCCTGA
- a CDS encoding helix-turn-helix domain-containing protein — protein MTVLLREAIGDRLRHARTNQRRTLRDISRAAKVSLGYLSEVERGQKEASSELLASICQALELPLGELLHNVAADVSALDTVDVATMAEGEGPKGRAEAERRAAAGELEGGRMVEGVIGNDLADLRVSPQRMGPALRTTIHAPKMVAA, from the coding sequence ATGACCGTGCTGTTGCGTGAGGCGATCGGTGATCGGCTCCGTCATGCCCGCACCAACCAGCGTCGCACACTGCGCGACATCTCCCGCGCCGCCAAGGTGAGCCTCGGCTACCTGTCGGAGGTGGAGCGGGGACAGAAAGAGGCGTCGAGCGAGCTGCTGGCCTCCATCTGCCAGGCGTTGGAGCTCCCGCTCGGTGAGTTGCTGCACAACGTGGCCGCCGACGTCTCCGCGCTCGACACAGTCGACGTGGCCACGATGGCCGAGGGCGAGGGCCCGAAGGGCCGTGCCGAGGCCGAGCGCCGTGCGGCCGCGGGCGAGCTCGAAGGCGGCCGGATGGTCGAGGGCGTGATCGGCAATGACCTCGCCGACCTGCGGGTCTCCCCTCAGCGCATGGGCCCGGCCCTGCGCACGACGATCCACGCGCCGAAGATGGTCGCGGCGTAG
- a CDS encoding PspA/IM30 family protein, which produces MANPFIKAWKYLMAAFSSKIDEHADPKVQIQQAIEDAQRNHQALSQQAAAVIGNQRQLEMKLNRQLGEVEKLQASARQALVLADEARSKGDEQKATQYENAAEAFATQLVTAEQSIEDLKTLHDQSLQAAAQAKQAVERNATMLQQKLAERTKLLSQLEQAKMQEKVSASLNQMSELAAPGNTPSLEEVREKIEKRYTTALGSAELAQNSVQGRMLEVQSATTELAGHSRLEQIRASMEGKPVAQVTDGAEPSKSSTAPTADIQREIQARVQAEQQKNQA; this is translated from the coding sequence ATGGCCAACCCGTTCATCAAGGCCTGGAAGTACCTGATGGCGGCGTTCTCGTCGAAGATCGACGAGCACGCCGACCCGAAGGTGCAGATCCAGCAGGCCATCGAGGACGCACAGCGCAACCACCAGGCGCTGTCCCAGCAGGCCGCGGCGGTGATCGGTAACCAGCGGCAGCTGGAGATGAAGCTCAACCGGCAGCTGGGCGAGGTCGAGAAGCTGCAGGCCTCGGCCCGCCAGGCGCTGGTGCTCGCCGACGAGGCCCGCTCGAAGGGCGACGAGCAGAAGGCGACCCAGTACGAGAACGCCGCCGAAGCGTTCGCGACGCAGCTGGTCACCGCCGAGCAGAGCATCGAGGACCTCAAGACGCTGCACGACCAGTCGCTGCAGGCGGCCGCGCAGGCCAAGCAGGCCGTCGAGCGCAACGCCACGATGCTGCAGCAGAAGCTGGCCGAGCGCACGAAGCTGCTCTCGCAGCTGGAGCAGGCCAAGATGCAGGAGAAGGTGTCGGCCTCGCTCAACCAGATGTCGGAGCTGGCCGCGCCGGGCAACACGCCGTCGCTCGAAGAGGTCCGCGAGAAGATCGAGAAGCGCTACACCACGGCGCTGGGCTCGGCGGAGCTGGCGCAGAACTCGGTCCAGGGCCGGATGCTGGAGGTCCAGTCGGCGACCACGGAGCTGGCCGGGCATTCCCGGCTGGAGCAGATCCGCGCGTCGATGGAGGGCAAGCCGGTCGCGCAGGTGACCGACGGCGCGGAGCCGTCGAAGTCGTCGACGGCGCCGACCGCGGACATCCAGCGCGAGATCCAGGCGCGGGTGCAGGCCGAGCAGCAGAAGAACCAGGCCTGA
- the pspM gene encoding phage shock envelope stress response protein PspM, whose protein sequence is MGSGRRDFGEFGAKLEKHLERLPDYAQRAQEKLQRYFPPEGEQNPLRRPAPPRAVTITDVPVFAEARSRWARWNAPEAKLERRKRRASRTLTLWIVLTLLCVLYAVFTGFGLVGAGGLGEAAGGIAGAVVFGALGVRSGLRLRQLNRTELPASSTPPPLPGPNSAARRPMERLAECEASLAELLRQLSESVVPDISVEDARATAAEAASALRALAGRVQAIERARNSAPAGERKALEAAIRTLREQLDDGLDSYGALIAAAGHAVAAGGSGLQPSKDALTDATDRLAGLAIALRELS, encoded by the coding sequence ATGGGGTCGGGCAGGCGGGACTTCGGCGAGTTCGGCGCGAAGCTGGAAAAGCACCTGGAACGCCTGCCCGACTACGCGCAGCGCGCGCAGGAGAAGCTGCAGCGGTACTTCCCGCCGGAAGGTGAGCAGAACCCGTTGCGCCGCCCGGCGCCGCCCCGGGCGGTGACGATCACCGACGTGCCGGTGTTCGCCGAGGCCCGTTCGCGATGGGCCCGGTGGAACGCGCCGGAGGCGAAGCTTGAGCGCCGCAAGCGGCGGGCGTCGCGGACGCTGACGTTGTGGATCGTGTTGACGCTGCTGTGCGTGCTGTACGCCGTGTTCACGGGCTTCGGGCTGGTGGGCGCCGGTGGGCTGGGCGAAGCCGCCGGCGGGATCGCCGGGGCCGTCGTGTTCGGCGCGCTGGGCGTGCGGTCGGGTCTGCGACTACGGCAGCTGAACCGGACCGAACTGCCGGCGAGCAGCACGCCGCCGCCGCTGCCGGGGCCGAACTCCGCGGCCCGCAGGCCCATGGAGCGGCTGGCCGAATGCGAGGCGTCGCTGGCCGAGCTGTTGCGGCAGCTGTCGGAGTCGGTCGTGCCGGACATCTCGGTCGAGGACGCGCGAGCGACGGCCGCGGAGGCCGCGTCGGCGCTGCGGGCCCTGGCCGGCCGTGTTCAGGCGATCGAGCGGGCACGCAACTCCGCCCCCGCAGGGGAGCGCAAGGCCCTCGAGGCCGCGATCCGCACCCTGCGCGAACAGCTGGACGACGGCCTGGACAGCTACGGCGCGCTGATCGCGGCGGCGGGGCACGCGGTCGCCGCCGGCGGCAGCGGCCTGCAGCCGTCGAAGGACGCGCTCACCGACGCGACCGACCGGCTCGCCGGTCTCGCGATCGCCCTGCGGGAGCTTTCCTGA
- a CDS encoding allophanate hydrolase-related protein: METLPLPPEPAPLPPAPLSAHRQVLAAYDRIAEAGRPELWTILRPCEDVLVDAKAVDERVRAGEPLPLAGLLAAVADPLDVAGLPTSGRPDTSATAVRRLTEAGAVVLGKIVLDRSGAAVVALGLVDVTIGTGMAACDGVVGLAPTPGLVPVTGVPDRVGVFARTVADGQRVLAAMTGPDPADPSSRAWPSSVRLSAGERPRLAIPVEAASGAFRTAVEDLLAAGATVETVGSTGFLDHTAKYDALLLPLAPEHGELLGFPVVTVPGVSVVARLFEDQIALDIAAYLHAEQIRNPYPDTGIDLVVFGAHLRGQPLNTQLTDLGARFLGEVETAGSYRMVALPTSPPQPGILPVAGGAPLAGERWTISPAGLGSFLDGLPQPMRPGEIELADGSTAMSFHCGVPAGAHARDITRFDDWRAYLRHLTATRPMSC; encoded by the coding sequence ATGGAGACGCTGCCGCTGCCCCCAGAACCGGCGCCACTACCCCCGGCGCCGCTCAGTGCTCACCGCCAGGTCCTCGCCGCGTACGACCGTATCGCCGAGGCCGGCCGACCCGAACTGTGGACCATCCTCCGCCCCTGTGAAGACGTCCTCGTCGACGCGAAAGCCGTGGACGAGCGCGTGCGCGCCGGCGAGCCGCTGCCGCTCGCGGGCCTGCTCGCCGCGGTCGCCGACCCCCTCGACGTCGCCGGCCTGCCGACGAGCGGCCGCCCGGACACGAGCGCTACCGCGGTCCGCCGCCTGACCGAGGCCGGTGCCGTCGTACTCGGCAAGATAGTCCTGGACCGGTCCGGCGCCGCCGTGGTCGCGCTCGGTCTGGTCGACGTCACGATCGGAACCGGGATGGCGGCGTGCGACGGCGTCGTCGGGCTCGCCCCGACACCCGGCCTCGTCCCCGTGACCGGCGTGCCGGACCGCGTCGGCGTCTTCGCCCGCACCGTCGCCGACGGCCAGCGCGTTCTGGCCGCGATGACCGGGCCCGACCCCGCCGATCCGTCCAGCCGGGCGTGGCCGTCGTCGGTGCGGCTTTCGGCGGGAGAACGGCCAAGGCTGGCCATTCCCGTCGAGGCCGCGTCCGGCGCTTTCCGTACGGCCGTCGAGGATCTGCTCGCCGCCGGTGCCACCGTCGAAACCGTTGGCAGCACAGGGTTTCTCGACCACACCGCGAAGTACGACGCGCTGTTGCTGCCGTTGGCCCCCGAGCACGGCGAGCTGCTCGGGTTCCCGGTGGTCACGGTGCCCGGTGTCAGCGTCGTCGCGCGGCTGTTCGAGGACCAGATCGCGCTCGACATCGCCGCGTACCTGCATGCCGAGCAGATCCGGAACCCTTATCCGGACACCGGAATCGACCTCGTCGTGTTCGGTGCGCACCTACGGGGCCAGCCGCTCAACACGCAGCTGACCGACCTCGGCGCGCGGTTTCTCGGCGAGGTGGAGACCGCCGGTTCCTACCGGATGGTCGCGCTGCCCACCAGCCCGCCGCAGCCCGGCATCCTCCCGGTCGCCGGGGGCGCCCCGCTCGCGGGCGAACGGTGGACGATCTCACCTGCGGGGCTGGGCTCGTTCCTCGACGGGCTGCCTCAGCCGATGAGACCGGGCGAGATCGAGCTGGCGGACGGCAGCACCGCGATGTCCTTCCACTGTGGCGTGCCGGCGGGCGCGCACGCCCGGGACATCACCAGGTTCGATGACTGGCGGGCATACCTGCGACACCTCACCGCCACCCGGCCAATGTCCTGTTGA
- a CDS encoding quinone-dependent dihydroorotate dehydrogenase codes for MLFEKLIRPALYRLNRDDPETVHERTVRALSLLPAQPPLLRDFYAADDPATVFGLRFPNRVGLAAGMDKDGRALHAWPSLGFGFVEVGTVTRLAQPGNPKPRLFTLAANDAVVNRMGFNNSGADALARRLADGGKPAVPLGISIGKSKVVPLDDAVDDYRHSLRALYPYADYFAVNVSSPNTPGLRELQDKNALAELLGELQRTSAELAVTPTPLLVKVAPDLTDTALAELLEVCDAHGVAGVIATNTTLSRDGLTGPEAALGKETGGLSGRPLAARAREVVRFVHEHTEGRLPIIGVGGVLSGADARALLDAGASLVQVYTGFALRGPGLIREINRTLAGWR; via the coding sequence GTGCTGTTCGAGAAGCTGATCCGCCCCGCGCTCTACCGGCTCAACCGCGACGACCCCGAAACCGTGCACGAGCGGACGGTCCGCGCCCTGAGCCTGCTGCCCGCCCAGCCCCCGCTCCTGCGTGACTTCTACGCCGCCGACGACCCCGCCACCGTCTTCGGGCTGCGTTTTCCCAACCGCGTCGGGCTGGCCGCGGGCATGGACAAGGACGGGCGCGCGCTGCACGCCTGGCCTTCGCTGGGCTTCGGCTTCGTCGAGGTCGGCACCGTCACGCGGCTCGCGCAGCCGGGGAACCCGAAGCCGCGCCTGTTCACCCTCGCCGCCAACGACGCGGTCGTCAACCGCATGGGGTTCAACAACTCCGGCGCGGACGCGCTCGCCCGACGGCTCGCGGACGGCGGGAAACCGGCTGTTCCACTGGGAATCAGCATCGGCAAGTCCAAAGTGGTCCCACTGGACGACGCCGTCGACGACTACCGTCACTCGCTGCGCGCGCTGTACCCGTACGCGGACTACTTCGCCGTCAACGTCAGCTCCCCCAACACCCCCGGATTGCGGGAGCTGCAGGACAAAAATGCGCTCGCGGAGCTGCTGGGCGAACTCCAGCGCACGTCGGCCGAGCTCGCCGTGACTCCGACGCCGTTGCTCGTGAAGGTCGCGCCCGACCTGACCGACACCGCGCTCGCCGAGCTGCTGGAGGTGTGCGACGCGCACGGCGTGGCCGGGGTGATCGCGACCAACACGACGCTGTCCCGCGACGGACTCACCGGCCCGGAAGCCGCGCTGGGCAAGGAAACCGGCGGGCTCTCCGGCCGTCCGCTGGCCGCGCGCGCCCGCGAGGTGGTGCGGTTCGTCCACGAGCACACCGAAGGCAGGTTGCCGATCATCGGCGTCGGCGGGGTCCTCAGTGGCGCGGACGCGCGAGCGCTGCTGGACGCGGGCGCCAGCCTCGTCCAGGTCTACACCGGGTTCGCGTTGCGGGGGCCCGGGCTGATCCGGGAGATCAACAGGACATTGGCCGGGTGGCGGTGA
- a CDS encoding GNAT family N-acetyltransferase: MLQPTYPIKTPRLILRPLTRNDITAFHALYAHPEVVRFLYWEPHGRAQSLELLTKKAEHTSLTQPGQTLSMGVELVDTGELIGELSLGWTSAEHGTGELTIVLHPRHHGKGYAAEAAIEILRLGFDELKLHRIFGRCDARNIASASLMEGLGMRREAHLRENERVKGQWVDELVYAMLDTEWQKG; encoded by the coding sequence GTGCTCCAGCCCACATACCCCATCAAGACGCCGCGGCTGATCCTGCGCCCCTTGACCCGGAACGACATCACGGCGTTCCACGCGCTCTACGCACACCCCGAAGTCGTCCGCTTCCTGTACTGGGAGCCCCACGGCCGCGCGCAGAGCCTCGAGCTGCTGACGAAGAAGGCGGAGCACACCAGCCTCACGCAGCCCGGCCAGACGCTGTCCATGGGGGTCGAGCTCGTCGACACCGGCGAGCTCATCGGCGAGCTGTCCCTGGGCTGGACGAGCGCCGAGCACGGCACCGGCGAACTCACCATCGTCCTGCACCCCCGCCACCACGGGAAGGGCTACGCGGCCGAGGCGGCCATCGAGATCCTGCGCCTGGGCTTCGACGAACTGAAGCTGCACCGCATCTTCGGCCGCTGTGACGCCCGCAACATCGCCTCCGCCTCGCTCATGGAGGGCCTCGGCATGCGCCGCGAGGCGCACCTGCGCGAGAACGAGCGCGTGAAGGGCCAATGGGTCGACGAGCTCGTCTACGCGATGCTGGACACGGAGTGGCAGAAGGGCTGA
- a CDS encoding DNA-formamidopyrimidine glycosylase family protein: MPEGDTVFLAGKKLDRALAGRTLSRTDFRHPALATADLTGRTVLGVGTVGKHLFTRFSGELSLHSHLKMDGSWEVYRAGARWRHPAHLVRVILADAEVQAVGFRLHDLELLPTDTESRLVGHLGPDLLDPQWTDEHAERAVAALRADPARELGLALLDQRVMAGVGNLYKCEVCFLLGVTPWVPVSEVDAGRTVALARKLLLANAWRHEQSTTGDTARGRRNWVYERTRQGCFRCGGRLGVGTQGHDVQQRPTWYCPRCQRGPAPGK, from the coding sequence ATGCCCGAGGGTGACACCGTCTTCCTGGCGGGCAAGAAGCTCGACCGCGCCCTCGCGGGGCGGACGCTGTCGCGTACCGACTTCCGGCATCCGGCGCTGGCCACGGCCGATCTGACGGGCCGGACCGTGCTGGGCGTGGGGACGGTCGGCAAGCACCTGTTCACGCGGTTCTCCGGCGAGCTGAGCCTGCACAGCCACCTCAAGATGGACGGCTCGTGGGAGGTCTACCGGGCAGGCGCGCGGTGGCGGCATCCCGCGCACCTGGTGCGGGTGATCCTCGCCGACGCCGAGGTGCAGGCGGTCGGGTTCCGGCTGCACGACCTCGAGCTGCTGCCGACGGACACCGAGTCGCGTCTCGTCGGGCACCTCGGACCCGACCTGCTCGATCCACAGTGGACGGACGAGCACGCGGAGCGGGCCGTCGCGGCGCTGCGCGCGGACCCGGCTCGCGAGCTCGGGCTCGCCCTGCTGGACCAGCGGGTGATGGCCGGGGTCGGCAACCTGTACAAGTGCGAGGTCTGCTTCCTGCTCGGCGTCACGCCGTGGGTTCCGGTGTCCGAAGTGGACGCCGGGAGGACGGTGGCGCTCGCACGCAAGCTGTTGCTGGCCAACGCGTGGCGGCACGAGCAGAGCACGACCGGGGACACCGCGCGGGGCCGGCGCAACTGGGTCTACGAGCGCACCAGGCAGGGCTGCTTCCGCTGCGGCGGCCGACTGGGGGTGGGCACCCAGGGGCACGACGTGCAGCAGCGGCCGACCTGGTACTGCCCCCGCTGCCAGCGCGGGCCCGCCCCCGGGAAGTGA
- a CDS encoding ParA family protein → MHTVAVLSLKGGVGKTTVALGIASAAMRRGIHTLVADLDPQGNATASLDPPYTDATLADVLETPQLPVLERAIARSVWSDDIDVLVGAEELEALNEPGPDERRLASLSRALDELDQSPPRGKPYDLVILDCPPSLGRLTKSALVAADSAILVTEPTMYAVAGAQRALEAIESVRDEHNQDLRAVGVLVNRLRPRSHEHQFRIAELRESFGALVMPTAIPDRLAIQQAQGACSPIHEWHSPGAQEIALTFNMVLAKILRSNRAGRHRIDAEPETEAEITGPIEPIRTDARG, encoded by the coding sequence GTGCACACGGTCGCCGTACTCAGCCTCAAGGGAGGCGTCGGCAAAACGACGGTCGCTCTGGGCATCGCCTCGGCCGCGATGCGCCGGGGTATCCACACGCTCGTCGCCGACCTCGACCCGCAGGGCAACGCCACGGCCTCCCTGGACCCGCCCTACACCGACGCCACCCTGGCGGACGTGCTGGAGACCCCGCAGCTGCCGGTGCTCGAACGTGCCATCGCGCGGAGCGTGTGGAGCGACGACATCGACGTCCTGGTGGGCGCCGAGGAGCTGGAGGCGCTCAACGAGCCCGGCCCCGACGAGCGGCGGCTGGCGAGCCTGTCGCGCGCCCTCGACGAGCTGGACCAGTCGCCACCGCGCGGCAAGCCCTACGACCTGGTGATCCTCGACTGCCCGCCGTCGCTGGGCAGGCTGACCAAGTCGGCACTGGTCGCCGCGGACAGCGCCATCCTGGTCACCGAGCCGACGATGTACGCCGTCGCGGGGGCGCAGCGCGCGCTGGAGGCGATCGAAAGCGTCCGTGACGAGCACAACCAGGACCTGCGGGCGGTCGGCGTGCTGGTGAACCGGCTCCGGCCGCGCTCGCACGAGCACCAGTTCCGCATCGCGGAGCTGCGCGAGTCCTTCGGCGCGCTGGTCATGCCCACCGCGATCCCGGACCGGCTGGCGATCCAGCAGGCGCAGGGGGCGTGCAGCCCGATCCACGAGTGGCACTCCCCCGGCGCCCAGGAGATCGCGCTGACGTTCAACATGGTGCTGGCCAAGATCCTGCGGTCCAACCGGGCCGGCCGCCACCGCATCGACGCCGAGCCGGAGACCGAGGCCGAGATCACGGGCCCGATCGAGCCGATCCGAACCGATGCCCGAGGGTGA
- a CDS encoding methyltransferase domain-containing protein: MRTEIGAARGSSAVWRVLEDEVARVRAQGTAEPHVVDVGGGTGVWAVPLAAAGCVVTVVEPNQNALATLRRRAQETEVADRIVVVADDTDALSECVRAGSGDLVLAHGLLEIVDDPNRAATALAAAVAPGGAVSVLAANRFAAVLHRALAGRLAAARHLLTGANGVLPDDGESLLRRFDSVGLQTLLEAAGLDIALLQGDGVVSDSLGEVESAQFSGDELTEFETAASVVSPLRDIATRLHVLARKPGTVGGAP, from the coding sequence ATGCGAACGGAGATCGGGGCGGCACGCGGCTCGAGCGCGGTCTGGCGGGTACTCGAGGACGAGGTGGCCCGGGTCCGGGCGCAGGGCACGGCCGAGCCCCACGTCGTCGACGTCGGCGGCGGGACCGGGGTGTGGGCGGTGCCGCTGGCGGCCGCCGGCTGCGTGGTGACCGTCGTCGAGCCGAACCAGAACGCACTGGCCACCCTGCGCCGCCGCGCGCAGGAGACCGAGGTCGCCGACCGGATCGTCGTGGTGGCCGACGACACGGACGCGCTCAGCGAGTGCGTGCGGGCCGGGTCGGGCGACCTGGTCCTGGCGCACGGGCTGCTGGAGATCGTCGACGACCCGAACCGCGCGGCCACCGCACTGGCCGCCGCCGTCGCTCCGGGCGGGGCGGTGTCGGTGCTTGCCGCGAACCGCTTCGCGGCCGTGCTGCACCGCGCGCTCGCCGGCCGCCTTGCCGCGGCGCGGCACCTGCTGACCGGCGCGAACGGCGTCCTGCCCGACGACGGGGAGAGCCTCCTGCGCCGGTTCGACAGCGTGGGCCTGCAGACCCTGCTGGAAGCGGCCGGCCTGGACATCGCGCTCCTGCAGGGCGACGGCGTGGTGTCCGATTCGCTGGGCGAGGTGGAGTCCGCGCAGTTCAGCGGCGACGAGCTGACGGAGTTCGAGACTGCCGCGAGCGTCGTATCGCCGCTGCGGGACATCGCGACCCGGCTGCACGTGCTGGCCCGGAAACCCGGAACTGTCGGTGGGGCCCCGTAG